A region of Allocoleopsis franciscana PCC 7113 DNA encodes the following proteins:
- a CDS encoding metallophosphoesterase, translating into MNIFSEPLTIEHLTMAIAGLPEPLQNSKLVHLTDFHFDGLLLTEPLLNQVIEASNQVNPDIIVLTGDFVTHSPKPIHQLARLLNRLQSRAGIYAVLGNHDLYFPYSKGEITTALTDVGIQVLWNQVVYPLGAGLALVGLPDFWSPEFNPALVMNQLDPSLPRIVLSHNPDSAETLQQWRVDLQLSGHTHGGQIVMPGMGSVPTWIHASRERIPKFLWPWIPFLEAKWPKVVKHWQWAQGLHQVGTNYLYVNRGLGTFPPGRWNCPPELTVITLVEAATKAEAGLHRQVSAASSKR; encoded by the coding sequence ATGAATATATTCTCAGAACCGTTGACCATCGAGCATCTAACTATGGCGATCGCAGGATTGCCAGAACCTCTACAAAATTCAAAACTCGTACACCTAACAGATTTTCACTTCGATGGTCTACTGCTGACTGAACCGTTGCTCAATCAGGTCATTGAAGCGAGTAATCAGGTTAATCCCGATATCATTGTCCTCACGGGTGACTTTGTTACCCATTCTCCCAAACCCATTCATCAACTGGCGCGGTTGCTCAATCGTTTGCAAAGTCGTGCTGGCATCTATGCAGTACTAGGAAATCATGACCTTTATTTTCCCTACTCCAAAGGGGAAATCACCACAGCCCTCACAGATGTGGGCATTCAAGTCTTGTGGAATCAAGTTGTCTATCCTTTAGGAGCAGGATTAGCCCTCGTTGGACTCCCTGACTTTTGGTCGCCTGAATTCAATCCAGCTTTGGTGATGAATCAGTTAGATCCCAGCCTTCCCCGCATTGTCTTGTCTCACAATCCAGATAGTGCAGAGACATTGCAGCAATGGCGTGTGGATTTGCAACTATCCGGTCATACTCACGGCGGGCAGATTGTGATGCCAGGGATGGGTTCTGTGCCCACTTGGATTCATGCCTCACGAGAGAGAATTCCTAAATTCCTATGGCCTTGGATACCCTTTCTCGAAGCCAAGTGGCCTAAAGTTGTAAAACATTGGCAATGGGCGCAGGGTTTGCATCAAGTTGGAACCAACTATCTGTATGTGAATCGGGGTTTGGGGACTTTTCCGCCTGGACGCTGGAATTGTCCGCCAGAACTCACGGTGATTACTCTAGTTGAGGCGGCGACAAAGGCTGAGGCGGGTTTGCACAGACAAGTTTCAGCGGCATCCTCCAAGCGCTGA
- a CDS encoding peptidoglycan-binding domain-containing protein, which yields MHTNSELVNTVGNATLISPKVYPWDSGPAVIELQELLRAHGFNLRVDGEFGSLTEKAVAAYQRQQELRVDGIVGSKTWAALKTTVKPGTRRLSIGRTGADVRYLQGLLQIQGYNVPCNGNFGASTQQAVMAFQERHKLKSTGLVDPTTWTVLQGNPPLPTPPKQTRWTFDFRKWRRV from the coding sequence ATGCATACCAATTCAGAACTGGTTAATACCGTTGGCAATGCTACCCTGATCAGTCCAAAGGTATATCCCTGGGATTCGGGGCCTGCTGTGATTGAATTGCAAGAGCTGTTACGCGCTCATGGGTTTAATCTCCGAGTCGATGGGGAGTTTGGCAGTTTAACAGAAAAGGCCGTCGCTGCCTATCAACGGCAACAAGAACTGAGAGTTGACGGCATTGTGGGTTCAAAAACTTGGGCGGCTTTAAAAACAACCGTTAAGCCAGGAACCCGCCGGCTCAGCATCGGTCGCACAGGAGCTGATGTCCGTTACTTACAAGGACTGTTGCAAATCCAGGGGTATAACGTCCCTTGCAATGGCAACTTTGGGGCTTCTACCCAGCAGGCCGTCATGGCTTTTCAGGAGAGACATAAGTTAAAATCTACAGGCTTGGTAGACCCTACGACTTGGACTGTTCTGCAAGGGAATCCCCCCCTACCCACTCCTCCAAAACAGACTCGGTGGACGTTTGATTTCCGCAAATGGCGAAGAGTCTAA
- a CDS encoding phospholipase D-like domain-containing protein yields the protein MSLYLPGAFYKKAQYKIEDVPGLEEPHFPLAMMGVSASLITNGYLTDSWFEIDTIYAVRLEAIRSARQTIHFETFYMTPGRRANDFAAALQERAQAGVEVQLLVDSFGVHSISKAYWKQLQAAGVQVRFFHPFSWRSPLTYNTRTHRKLLLIDGDTAFVGGMGVSDDWDGIKKIGDTAPWLDFEVRLTGAIVVILEGIFMQHWLYSGGVARLKPETFYPALTGGSTILVTPRNAPSPRSSVYALFYTSVLAAKQRIWIASPYFLPDANARKALLNAKTSGVDVRILTVGSHNDKQMVYYAVRERYRDLLKADIEIYEYHPSMMHAKVLLIDDRWVSTGSTNFDPRSLFHNDELHLSLAEPNFGEFVEGFFWRAFSKSRRIDWAKWQTRPLWHRVLGRLALLIRWQL from the coding sequence GTGAGCCTGTATCTTCCGGGAGCCTTCTATAAAAAAGCTCAGTACAAGATAGAAGACGTTCCTGGCTTAGAGGAACCTCATTTTCCTCTCGCGATGATGGGCGTATCCGCCTCCCTGATTACCAACGGTTACCTAACAGACTCTTGGTTTGAAATCGATACCATTTATGCCGTCCGACTAGAAGCCATCAGGAGTGCCCGACAAACCATTCACTTCGAGACGTTTTACATGACTCCTGGGCGTCGCGCTAACGATTTCGCTGCCGCGCTTCAGGAACGAGCACAAGCCGGGGTTGAAGTTCAACTACTGGTTGATAGCTTCGGCGTGCACTCCATATCTAAGGCTTACTGGAAACAACTGCAAGCCGCCGGTGTTCAGGTTCGTTTCTTCCACCCATTCAGTTGGAGATCACCCTTGACTTACAACACCCGCACCCACCGGAAGCTACTTCTGATTGATGGGGACACGGCTTTTGTGGGAGGCATGGGCGTTTCTGATGACTGGGATGGCATCAAAAAAATAGGCGATACGGCTCCCTGGCTTGATTTCGAGGTTCGCTTGACTGGGGCAATCGTGGTTATTTTGGAAGGTATTTTCATGCAGCACTGGCTCTATAGCGGCGGAGTTGCCAGACTAAAACCAGAAACGTTTTATCCAGCCTTAACCGGCGGTTCAACCATACTCGTCACACCCAGGAATGCGCCCTCTCCCCGTTCATCTGTTTATGCCCTCTTCTACACCAGTGTCCTCGCGGCAAAACAGCGGATTTGGATCGCTAGTCCTTACTTTCTCCCGGATGCCAACGCCCGTAAGGCACTATTGAACGCTAAAACCAGCGGAGTTGATGTGCGTATCCTCACCGTAGGCTCACATAACGACAAGCAGATGGTTTACTATGCCGTCCGCGAACGTTACCGCGATTTGCTCAAAGCCGACATTGAAATCTATGAGTACCACCCCAGCATGATGCACGCCAAGGTGCTATTGATTGATGATCGCTGGGTGAGCACTGGAAGCACCAACTTCGATCCGCGCAGCCTCTTTCACAACGACGAACTCCATCTTTCCCTAGCTGAGCCTAATTTTGGGGAATTCGTCGAGGGCTTTTTCTGGCGTGCATTCTCTAAAAGCCGTCGTATTGATTGGGCAAAGTGGCAAACACGCCCCCTATGGCATCGTGTCCTAGGTCGGCTGGCTCTATTGATCCGCTGGCAGTTGTGA
- a CDS encoding NAD(P)H-quinone oxidoreductase subunit N, with protein MDFATIAAQLNAGIILPEGIILATLVLVLLIDLISGKSAAQTLPYVAIGGLLLAVVALYSQWDVADPIAFLGEFNGDAMSIAFRGIIALSTAVTILMSIRYVQQAGTSLAEFIGILLSATLGAMFLSGANELVAIFVSLETLSISSYLLTGYMKRDPRSNEAALKYLLIGASSSAVFLYGISLLYGLSGGETNLNAIATNVAALEAGQSLGILIALVFAIAGIAFKISAVPFHQWTPDVYEGSPTPVVAFLSVGSKAAGFALAIRLMTTAFPLVTEQWHFVFTALAILSLVLGNVVALTQTSMKRLLAYSSIAQAGFVMIGLIAGTDAGYASMIFYLLIYLFMNLGGFICVILFTLRTGTDQISEYAGLYQKDPLLTLGLSICLLSLGGIPPLAGFFGKIYLFWAGWQAGLYGLVILGLLASVVSIYYYIRVVKMMVVKEPQEMSDAVKNYPEIRWNLPGMRPLQVGLVLTVIATTLAGILSNPLFELANSSVTRTPMLQQAMISHQQPTVSIQPIQNVDAQI; from the coding sequence ATGGATTTTGCCACTATTGCTGCCCAGCTCAATGCTGGGATAATTTTGCCAGAGGGAATTATACTGGCTACCCTCGTGCTGGTTTTATTGATTGACCTGATTTCGGGGAAAAGCGCTGCTCAGACACTGCCCTATGTGGCGATTGGCGGTCTTCTGCTTGCCGTAGTCGCCCTGTACTCCCAATGGGATGTTGCCGACCCTATTGCCTTTTTAGGGGAGTTCAACGGCGACGCCATGAGTATAGCGTTTCGCGGCATCATCGCCCTGTCAACGGCTGTAACAATTTTGATGTCGATTCGCTACGTACAGCAAGCTGGCACGTCTTTAGCAGAGTTTATCGGCATTTTGCTCAGTGCAACCTTGGGGGCGATGTTCCTGTCGGGAGCCAATGAGTTGGTGGCGATTTTTGTCTCCCTCGAAACATTAAGTATTTCATCGTACCTCTTGACAGGTTACATGAAACGTGACCCACGCTCTAATGAGGCGGCGTTGAAATACTTGCTGATTGGGGCATCGAGTTCAGCCGTCTTTCTCTATGGCATCTCCTTGTTGTACGGTTTGTCTGGAGGAGAGACGAACTTAAATGCGATCGCCACAAATGTCGCCGCTTTAGAAGCCGGTCAATCCCTAGGAATTTTAATTGCATTGGTGTTTGCGATCGCCGGGATTGCCTTCAAAATCTCAGCCGTACCCTTCCACCAATGGACGCCCGACGTTTACGAAGGGTCTCCCACTCCCGTAGTGGCTTTCCTCTCCGTCGGTTCCAAAGCCGCAGGTTTTGCCCTTGCCATTCGTTTAATGACCACCGCCTTCCCCTTGGTTACCGAACAGTGGCATTTTGTGTTCACCGCCTTAGCCATCTTGAGCCTGGTTTTAGGGAACGTCGTCGCCCTAACTCAAACCAGCATGAAGCGCCTGTTAGCTTATTCTTCCATCGCTCAAGCTGGGTTTGTCATGATTGGTCTGATTGCCGGCACAGATGCCGGTTACGCCAGCATGATTTTTTACCTGCTGATTTATTTATTCATGAACCTGGGCGGTTTTATCTGCGTGATTCTCTTCACCTTACGCACGGGAACTGACCAGATTAGCGAGTACGCGGGTTTATATCAAAAAGACCCACTCTTAACGTTGGGATTGAGCATTTGTTTGCTTTCCCTAGGAGGAATTCCGCCGCTAGCAGGGTTCTTCGGCAAAATCTACTTGTTTTGGGCGGGTTGGCAAGCCGGACTGTATGGTTTAGTCATACTCGGTTTGCTGGCGAGTGTAGTTTCAATTTACTACTACATCCGCGTCGTCAAGATGATGGTCGTCAAAGAACCCCAAGAAATGTCCGACGCCGTGAAGAATTATCCCGAAATCCGTTGGAACCTGCCTGGAATGCGCCCCTTGCAAGTGGGTTTAGTCCTAACTGTGATTGCCACTACTCTGGCAGGGATTCTATCAAATCCCCTGTTTGAGTTGGCAAATAGTTCTGTTACCCGCACCCCAATGCTGCAACAAGCCATGATTAGCCATCAGCAACCAACTGTCAGCATTCAACCGATTCAGAATGTAGACGCCCAGATTTAA
- a CDS encoding hybrid sensor histidine kinase/response regulator, with amino-acid sequence MNFEPIEKSVILLVDDTPINLEVLLDLLEDSDFNVVVAEDGESAIEMAEYAPPDLILLDVLMPGMDGFETCRRLKANQTTQDIPVIFMTALTENVDKVKGLNLGAVDYITKPLEHEEVLARVNIHLRLRHLTKRLTEQNEQLQQEISERQRAQEEREQAFTALRQSESRFRRLVESNIIGIICTELNGSITDANDAFLQIVGYERSELLRGNLRWDDMTPLEYRDLDEKAIAELITSGVCTPYEKEFIRSDGSHIPIMIGAVLLEESQQSAVGFVLDLSERKIAEQKIREQAALLDITTDAILVRDLNRKIRFWNEGAERLYGWKAQEVMGKDAHELLYRRETLDQLEESWKSLAEYGTWHSELYQFTKEGKEIIVASRWTLVRDKNGQPKSILTVNTDITEKKQLEAQFLRTQRMDSLGTLASGIAHDLNNALTPMMMAAQLLECKLPDEQSQQWLSILETNVKRAADLVKQVLLFSRGVAGKHTPLEVGYLIKEIEKIVKQTFSRAIEICSELPTQNLWTISGDLTQLHQVLMNLCVNARDAMPDGGTLQISARNFWVDAHYAQMNIEAKVGPYIVITVSDTGTGISREIIDRVFEPFFTTKEIGKGTGLGLSTAIGIIKSHGGFVKVLSKVGKGTQFQVYLPATPTTKTDCPSEEHEELPRGHGELILVVDDEDSIRDITKTLLETYGYKVLLASDGIEAIALYTQNKEKISVVLIDMMMPNIDGPTTIGVLQKINSQVKIIAISGLVSNHKLSQFLGNSVKTFLSKPYTSDELLRNLQLVLSID; translated from the coding sequence ATGAACTTTGAGCCTATAGAAAAAAGTGTCATATTACTTGTCGATGACACCCCCATTAACTTAGAAGTTTTGCTCGATTTGTTAGAGGATTCTGACTTCAATGTTGTAGTCGCTGAAGATGGAGAAAGTGCGATTGAAATGGCGGAATATGCTCCACCCGACTTGATTTTATTGGACGTACTGATGCCAGGAATGGACGGGTTTGAGACTTGCCGTCGATTGAAAGCTAATCAAACCACCCAAGATATTCCTGTAATTTTTATGACTGCCCTGACTGAGAATGTGGATAAGGTCAAAGGGTTGAATCTTGGGGCAGTGGACTATATCACCAAACCGCTAGAGCATGAAGAAGTTTTAGCCCGCGTAAACATCCACTTGCGCTTGCGGCACCTAACGAAGAGACTCACAGAACAAAATGAGCAATTACAACAAGAAATCTCTGAGCGCCAGCGAGCACAAGAGGAACGAGAGCAAGCCTTTACAGCACTGCGGCAAAGTGAATCCCGGTTTAGGCGATTAGTTGAATCTAATATTATTGGGATTATTTGTACAGAACTTAACGGCAGCATCACCGATGCTAACGATGCCTTTCTACAAATTGTAGGATACGAGCGCTCCGAACTCCTAAGAGGAAATTTGCGTTGGGACGACATGACTCCCTTAGAATATCGTGATTTGGATGAAAAGGCGATCGCCGAATTAATCACTTCTGGAGTTTGTACCCCCTATGAGAAAGAATTTATTCGCTCTGATGGTAGCCACATTCCGATTATGATTGGAGCGGTTCTTTTAGAGGAGTCTCAACAGAGTGCAGTCGGTTTTGTCCTCGACCTCAGCGAACGTAAGATTGCCGAACAGAAAATCCGCGAACAAGCGGCTCTGCTCGATATCACGACAGATGCAATTCTTGTGCGAGATTTAAACAGAAAAATCCGATTTTGGAACGAAGGAGCTGAACGTCTGTACGGATGGAAAGCCCAAGAAGTCATGGGTAAAGATGCCCATGAGCTTCTCTATCGACGGGAAACCTTAGATCAACTCGAAGAAAGCTGGAAAAGTCTCGCTGAGTATGGCACGTGGCACAGTGAATTATATCAATTTACCAAAGAAGGTAAAGAGATCATTGTTGCCAGCCGGTGGACATTAGTGCGCGATAAAAATGGGCAACCCAAATCCATTCTTACAGTCAACACTGATATTACAGAGAAAAAACAACTTGAAGCGCAGTTTCTCCGAACCCAGCGAATGGATAGTCTTGGAACCCTAGCCAGCGGTATTGCTCACGACCTCAACAATGCGCTGACACCGATGATGATGGCAGCTCAACTTTTGGAATGCAAACTTCCGGATGAACAAAGCCAACAGTGGCTTTCGATCCTAGAAACCAATGTTAAACGTGCGGCAGATTTAGTCAAACAAGTGCTGTTATTTTCACGAGGAGTTGCGGGTAAGCACACTCCCTTAGAAGTAGGGTACTTAATAAAAGAAATCGAGAAAATTGTTAAGCAAACATTTTCCAGAGCGATTGAAATTTGCAGTGAACTCCCTACACAAAACCTTTGGACTATTTCTGGCGATCTGACTCAGCTACACCAAGTACTCATGAACCTCTGCGTTAATGCTCGTGATGCTATGCCAGATGGGGGTACCCTCCAGATTTCTGCCAGAAATTTCTGGGTTGATGCCCACTATGCCCAAATGAATATTGAGGCTAAGGTTGGTCCCTACATTGTGATTACTGTATCCGATACAGGAACGGGAATTTCCAGAGAAATAATAGATAGAGTTTTTGAGCCATTTTTCACGACAAAAGAAATAGGCAAAGGCACAGGACTGGGTCTTTCAACCGCGATTGGTATTATTAAAAGCCACGGCGGTTTTGTCAAAGTATTAAGCAAAGTGGGAAAAGGTACGCAATTTCAAGTTTACTTACCGGCAACGCCAACAACAAAGACCGATTGTCCCTCAGAAGAACATGAGGAATTACCCAGGGGGCATGGAGAATTAATTCTCGTGGTCGATGACGAAGATTCAATTCGTGATATTACTAAAACCTTGCTAGAAACTTATGGCTACAAAGTTTTACTGGCTAGTGACGGGATTGAAGCAATCGCTCTGTATACACAAAATAAGGAAAAAATTAGTGTTGTGTTGATTGACATGATGATGCCAAATATAGATGGCCCAACGACAATCGGCGTCTTACAAAAAATTAACTCACAAGTCAAGATTATAGCTATTAGCGGACTTGTATCGAACCATAAGCTCAGTCAATTTCTGGGTAATAGCGTCAAAACCTTTTTGTCTAAGCCCTACACATCAGATGAATTGTTGAGAAACTTACAACTCGTTCTCAGCATAGACTAG